From Variimorphobacter saccharofermentans, one genomic window encodes:
- the gdhA gene encoding NADP-specific glutamate dehydrogenase: protein MGYVDEVIELVVKKNPAEPEFHQAVKEVLESLRAVVDANEEKFRKEGLLERLVEPDRQIKFRVPWVDDNGNVQVNTGYRVQFNNAIGPYKGGLRLHPSVNLGIIKFLGFEQIFKNSLTGLPIGGGKGGSDFDPKGKSDREVLAFCTSFITELYKYIGADVDVPAGDIGTGAREIGYMYGQYKKITGSYEGVLTGKGLTFGGSLARTEATGYGLLYLTEEMLKCNGKDIKGKIVTVSGSGNVAIYAIQKAHQLGAKCVTCSDSNGWVYDPDGIDVEALKEIKEVKRERLTEYKKYRPNSEYHEGRGVWTVKCDVALPCATQNELLLEDAKVLVANGCIAVAEGANMPTTLDATEYLQKNGVMFAPGKAANAGGVATSALEMTQNSERLSWTFEEVDSKLKQIMVNIFHNLDDAAKRYNAEGNYVVGANIAGFEKVANAMLAQGIW from the coding sequence ATGGGATATGTTGATGAAGTAATTGAATTGGTTGTTAAGAAAAACCCGGCTGAGCCGGAGTTCCATCAAGCTGTTAAGGAAGTACTGGAATCCTTACGTGCAGTTGTTGATGCAAATGAAGAAAAATTCAGAAAGGAAGGACTTCTTGAAAGACTTGTTGAACCGGATAGACAGATTAAGTTCAGAGTACCGTGGGTAGATGATAATGGTAATGTACAAGTGAATACCGGTTATCGTGTACAGTTCAACAATGCGATTGGACCTTATAAGGGCGGATTACGCTTACATCCTTCCGTAAACCTTGGAATTATTAAGTTCTTGGGCTTCGAGCAGATATTTAAAAACTCCTTAACAGGTCTTCCAATTGGTGGTGGTAAGGGAGGTTCTGACTTCGATCCTAAGGGCAAATCAGACAGAGAAGTATTAGCTTTCTGCACCAGCTTTATCACCGAATTATATAAATACATTGGTGCTGATGTTGACGTGCCTGCTGGTGATATCGGTACCGGAGCTAGAGAAATTGGTTATATGTATGGTCAATATAAGAAGATCACTGGCTCCTATGAAGGTGTATTAACCGGTAAGGGATTAACCTTTGGTGGTTCCTTGGCTAGAACAGAAGCAACTGGTTATGGTTTATTATACTTAACAGAAGAAATGTTAAAATGCAATGGTAAGGATATCAAAGGTAAGATTGTTACAGTATCTGGATCAGGTAATGTTGCAATTTATGCAATACAGAAGGCTCATCAGCTTGGTGCGAAATGCGTAACCTGTAGCGATTCTAACGGTTGGGTTTATGATCCGGATGGTATTGATGTAGAAGCTCTTAAAGAAATCAAGGAAGTTAAGCGTGAAAGATTAACAGAATACAAGAAATACAGACCGAATTCCGAATATCATGAAGGAAGAGGCGTATGGACAGTAAAATGTGACGTAGCACTTCCTTGCGCTACACAGAACGAATTACTTCTTGAGGATGCAAAGGTATTGGTGGCAAACGGCTGTATCGCTGTTGCCGAAGGTGCTAACATGCCTACTACTTTAGATGCAACAGAGTACTTACAGAAGAACGGAGTAATGTTTGCACCGGGTAAAGCTGCAAACGCTGGTGGTGTTGCTACCTCTGCTCTGGAAATGACACAGAACAGTGAACGTTTAAGCTGGACCTTTGAGGAAGTAGACTCAAAGTTAAAGCAAATCATGGTTAATATCTTCCACAACCTGGACGATGCTGCAAAAAGATACAATGCAGAAGGCAACTATGTTGTAGGTGCGAATATTGCAGGATTTGAGAAGGTTGCAAATGCTATGTTGGCTCAGGGCATCTGGTAG